Proteins co-encoded in one Cytophaga hutchinsonii ATCC 33406 genomic window:
- a CDS encoding HAD family hydrolase, whose protein sequence is MNSFILPDHIKGLIFDIDGTLADTMPAHYRASLRVARQFGFEFPLEFFIKMAGIPTTDVFKELLNLQHKSHISTEEVSALKEKYYLEEIPTIQPISYTMDIVKKYAGVLPMSMGTGGTLEIALPNIKQIKADTYIDILVSAEDVKKHKPFPDTFLECARRMNIAPGNCLVFEDALQGFKAAQAGGMDYIDVTKFHTSVYTYDII, encoded by the coding sequence ATGAATTCCTTTATTTTACCCGATCATATCAAGGGATTGATTTTTGATATTGACGGTACCCTGGCTGATACCATGCCTGCGCATTACAGAGCAAGCCTGCGTGTAGCCAGGCAATTTGGTTTTGAATTTCCATTAGAGTTCTTTATAAAAATGGCAGGCATCCCTACAACAGATGTCTTTAAAGAGTTATTAAACCTGCAACATAAATCACACATTTCTACAGAAGAAGTGTCTGCCTTAAAGGAAAAATATTATCTGGAAGAAATTCCTACGATTCAACCCATCTCGTATACGATGGACATCGTTAAAAAATATGCGGGCGTACTTCCAATGTCTATGGGAACGGGCGGAACGCTGGAGATAGCACTTCCCAATATTAAGCAGATAAAGGCTGATACATACATCGATATTTTAGTAAGTGCCGAAGATGTAAAAAAACACAAACCTTTTCCGGATACGTTTTTAGAATGCGCGAGACGCATGAACATTGCCCCGGGAAATTGCCTCGTCTTTGAAGATGCACTACAAGGATTTAAAGCGGCACAAGCCGGAGGGATGGATTATATTGATGTTACCAAATTCCATACTTCTGTTTACACGTATGATATTATTTGA
- the miaB gene encoding tRNA (N6-isopentenyl adenosine(37)-C2)-methylthiotransferase MiaB: protein MKQVVQDLDVLPAAPTAAEKAACDLPRITEERNTGKQRKLYIESYGCQMNFSDSEIVMSILTEEGFDTTSTPNNADVILLNTCSIRDNAEQKVRHRLVHFKGLKRNKPSMIVGVLGCMAERLKAQLLEEEKIVDMVVGPDAYRDLPNLINEVDSGHKAVNVFLSREETYADINPLRLSGDGVSAFVSIMRGCDNMCSFCVVPYTRGRERSRDAHSILNEVRELVANGYKEVTLLGQNVDSYKWSAEGTDERVNFAQLLERVALVDPDLRVRFSTSHPKDITDEVLYTMKKYDNICNSIHLPAQSGNTRILELMNRTYTREWYMERITKIRQILGDDCGISSDTIAGFCSETEEEHQDTLSLMEFARFDFGYQFVYSERPGTPAAKKLADDVPEDVKQRRLSEIITVQRQLSLEHNQAQIGTIQKILIEGVSKKSEHDLKGRNSRNMMAIFPKKNYSKGQYVDVLITGCSGGTLFGEIVETV from the coding sequence ATGAAACAAGTTGTTCAAGACTTAGATGTACTTCCGGCTGCTCCAACCGCAGCCGAAAAAGCTGCCTGCGATTTGCCCCGCATCACCGAGGAACGTAATACAGGCAAGCAGCGTAAATTATATATTGAAAGTTATGGTTGCCAGATGAATTTCTCTGACAGCGAAATTGTAATGTCTATTCTTACCGAAGAAGGTTTTGATACCACATCCACACCAAACAACGCAGACGTTATTCTATTAAACACTTGTTCCATACGTGATAATGCAGAACAAAAAGTGCGTCATCGCCTGGTACATTTTAAGGGCTTAAAAAGAAACAAACCATCCATGATTGTTGGCGTGCTCGGCTGTATGGCCGAACGCTTGAAAGCACAATTACTGGAAGAAGAAAAAATTGTAGACATGGTTGTAGGGCCCGATGCCTACAGAGACCTGCCAAATCTGATAAACGAAGTTGACAGCGGACATAAAGCGGTAAACGTATTTCTTTCCCGTGAAGAAACCTATGCAGATATTAATCCGCTTCGCTTAAGCGGTGATGGTGTGTCTGCGTTTGTCTCAATCATGCGGGGCTGCGACAATATGTGTTCGTTCTGTGTAGTGCCCTACACACGAGGCAGAGAACGCAGCCGTGACGCACATTCCATCCTGAATGAAGTACGGGAGCTGGTAGCAAACGGATACAAAGAAGTTACCCTGCTGGGTCAGAATGTTGACTCGTATAAATGGTCTGCAGAAGGTACCGATGAGCGCGTAAATTTTGCTCAGCTGCTGGAACGCGTTGCCCTGGTTGATCCAGACCTTCGCGTACGATTTTCTACTTCACACCCGAAAGATATTACCGATGAAGTATTGTACACCATGAAAAAGTACGATAACATCTGTAACTCTATTCACCTGCCTGCACAAAGCGGTAATACGCGTATTCTGGAACTGATGAACCGCACCTATACACGCGAATGGTACATGGAACGGATCACAAAAATACGGCAGATCCTGGGTGATGACTGCGGCATATCGTCGGATACCATCGCTGGTTTTTGTTCTGAAACAGAAGAAGAACATCAGGATACCTTATCATTGATGGAGTTTGCGCGCTTTGATTTCGGTTACCAGTTTGTTTACAGCGAACGGCCGGGTACACCTGCTGCCAAGAAGCTTGCAGACGATGTGCCGGAAGATGTAAAACAGCGCAGGTTGTCTGAAATCATAACGGTACAGAGACAATTATCGCTGGAACATAATCAGGCACAGATCGGCACAATCCAGAAAATACTGATCGAAGGTGTTTCTAAAAAATCAGAGCATGATTTGAAAGGGAGAAACAGCCGTAACATGATGGCTATCTTCCCGAAGAAAAACTACAGCAAAGGCCAGTATGTAGATGTACTGATCACCGGCTGTTCAGGCGGAACGTTATTCGGAGAAATCGTGGAGACAGTGTAG
- the secG gene encoding preprotein translocase subunit SecG, whose protein sequence is MIITLSILLILCAVLLVIVVLAQNSKGGVADGFSSSTQVIGAKRTGDFLSNLSIGLAITILVICLAFNYVAKPTVDDADDTDVENTEGTTAPESGEEVETAPAPADTVPAQ, encoded by the coding sequence ATGATTATTACATTATCTATTTTGTTGATTCTATGTGCCGTTTTATTGGTGATAGTGGTATTAGCTCAAAACTCTAAAGGCGGTGTTGCAGATGGCTTCAGCAGTTCAACACAAGTAATCGGAGCTAAAAGAACGGGGGACTTTTTAAGTAATCTTTCAATTGGTTTAGCTATTACAATTTTAGTAATCTGTCTTGCTTTCAACTACGTTGCAAAACCTACTGTTGATGACGCAGACGATACAGATGTTGAAAATACAGAAGGTACTACTGCACCTGAATCTGGTGAAGAAGTTGAAACAGCACCGGCTCCGGCTGATACTGTTCCTGCTCAGTAA
- a CDS encoding sigma-54 interaction domain-containing protein — protein sequence MTLNQEIQSVKQRFGIIGNAPALNHAIQIAIQVAPTDMTVLITGESGSGKESFSKIIHQLSTRKHGQFIAINCGGIPEGTIDSELFGHEKGSFTGAQEARKGYFEVTNGGTIFLDEIGDMPLGTQARLLRILENGEFIRVGSSKVQKTDVRVVTATNVNLYEAVQKGKFREDLYYRLNTVPIYVPPLRERGTDIELIFRKFASDFSEKYKTPPVRLTEEAKGLLIKYRFPGNIRQLRNLAEQMSVLETEREITAEQLKKYLPTESSLPALSGNGKKGDDFSERDILYKILFDMKKDMNDLKKLVYDSLQNESYGSQIIKQHSDLFHSLGPAEESIPAQPSFVIHKNGRDIDDDIEVVEDIDHSTDESVTESLSLDEKEKEMILKALKKNHNKRKYAARDLGISERTLYRKLKLYQIDETENNG from the coding sequence ATGACTCTAAATCAGGAAATACAAAGCGTAAAACAACGGTTTGGCATTATAGGCAACGCTCCTGCTTTGAATCATGCCATACAAATCGCGATTCAGGTTGCGCCTACCGATATGACCGTATTGATTACCGGTGAAAGCGGAAGTGGAAAAGAATCATTTTCTAAAATTATCCATCAGTTAAGTACGCGTAAACATGGCCAGTTTATTGCGATCAACTGCGGCGGCATACCGGAAGGAACAATAGATTCGGAGTTATTCGGCCACGAAAAAGGTTCTTTTACCGGTGCACAGGAAGCACGCAAAGGCTACTTTGAAGTTACCAATGGCGGAACTATTTTTCTGGATGAGATCGGCGACATGCCGCTTGGCACGCAGGCGCGCCTGCTTCGTATTCTTGAGAACGGTGAATTTATCCGTGTAGGTTCTTCAAAAGTACAAAAAACAGATGTACGTGTTGTAACGGCAACAAATGTCAACCTCTACGAAGCTGTTCAGAAAGGGAAGTTCAGAGAAGATTTATACTACCGTTTAAATACGGTGCCTATATATGTGCCGCCGCTTAGAGAACGCGGTACTGACATTGAATTGATTTTCCGGAAATTCGCTTCCGATTTTTCTGAAAAATATAAAACACCTCCCGTGCGTTTAACAGAAGAAGCAAAAGGCCTTCTGATTAAATACCGTTTTCCGGGCAATATCCGTCAGCTGCGCAATTTAGCCGAGCAGATGTCTGTACTTGAAACAGAGCGTGAAATTACAGCAGAACAATTAAAAAAATATTTACCAACAGAAAGTTCGCTGCCTGCTTTAAGCGGTAACGGCAAAAAAGGCGATGATTTTTCTGAACGCGATATTCTGTATAAAATCCTTTTTGATATGAAAAAGGATATGAATGACCTGAAGAAACTTGTCTATGATTCCCTTCAGAATGAATCCTATGGAAGTCAAATAATTAAGCAACATAGTGATTTATTTCATAGCTTAGGTCCGGCAGAAGAATCCATTCCGGCACAGCCGTCTTTTGTGATCCATAAAAACGGCCGTGATATTGATGACGACATTGAAGTAGTTGAAGATATTGATCACAGCACTGACGAATCAGTAACGGAATCGCTTTCATTGGATGAAAAAGAAAAAGAAATGATTTTAAAGGCATTGAAAAAAAATCATAATAAACGTAAATATGCCGCACGTGATTTAGGTATTTCTGAACGGACGTTATACAGAAAACTTAAATTGTACCAAATTGACGAAACAGAGAATAATGGATAA
- a CDS encoding LptE family protein, giving the protein MDNNTSKRSAFLLVLLAFLLFSGCGVSYNFTGGSVDPNVKTISIQPFFNQSGNGPPSMSLQLTEKFKSFYQDNTKLIVVKENGDWQLEGLITKYFIQPISPQANQTAAQSRLTITINASFKDEKNNREFKKDFSFYADYPSTQTLSQIETEKVNTILDQLVFMVFSETTSNW; this is encoded by the coding sequence ATGGATAACAATACCAGTAAACGTTCAGCCTTTCTTCTTGTACTGCTTGCATTCCTTTTATTCAGCGGATGTGGTGTAAGTTATAACTTTACAGGAGGCAGTGTTGATCCAAATGTTAAAACAATTTCAATTCAGCCGTTTTTCAACCAGTCGGGTAATGGACCGCCGTCCATGAGCCTTCAGTTGACAGAAAAATTCAAATCGTTTTATCAGGACAATACAAAGCTGATTGTTGTAAAAGAAAATGGCGACTGGCAATTGGAAGGTTTAATCACGAAATACTTTATTCAGCCTATTTCTCCTCAAGCCAACCAGACAGCGGCACAATCCAGGTTAACCATTACCATCAATGCCTCGTTTAAAGATGAAAAGAATAACAGAGAGTTTAAAAAAGACTTCTCTTTTTATGCTGATTATCCGTCAACGCAAACACTGTCGCAAATTGAAACAGAAAAAGTAAATACTATATTAGACCAATTGGTATTTATGGTATTCAGTGAAACTACATCAAACTGGTAA
- the groL gene encoding chaperonin GroEL (60 kDa chaperone family; promotes refolding of misfolded polypeptides especially under stressful conditions; forms two stacked rings of heptamers to form a barrel-shaped 14mer; ends can be capped by GroES; misfolded proteins enter the barrel where they are refolded when GroES binds), with product MAKQILFDRDAREKLKKGVDALADAVKVTLGPKGRNVILDKKFGSPAITKDGVSVAKDIELKDAIENMGAQLVKEVASKTADQAGDGTTTATVLTQAIFNAGLKNVAAGANPMDLKRGIDKAVSAIIADLKVQSKKISNSNEIAQVATISANNDHEIGKMIAHAMDKVGKDGVITVEEAKGTETEVKTVEGMQFDRGYLSPYFVTNTDKMEVELDRPYILIYDKKVSSMKELLPILEQVVQSGRPLLIIAEDVDGEALATLVVNKIRGALKIAAVKAPGFGDRRKAMLEDIAILTGGTVISEESGYKLENATLEYLGTAEKINIDKDNTTVVNGSGLKDNIVARVNQIKSQMENTTSDYDREKLQERLAKLSGGVAIMYIGAATEVEMKEKKDRVDDALHATRAAVEEGIVPGGGVALIRAGAALDNVAFHNEDEKTGIQIIRTAIESPLRAIVYNAGLEGSVIVQKVKEGTGDYGYNAREDRYEAMIAAGIIDPTKVTRLALENAASVASLLLTTECVVADEPEEKSAMPPMGGGGMGGMM from the coding sequence ATGGCAAAGCAAATTTTATTTGACAGAGACGCCCGCGAAAAATTGAAAAAAGGTGTTGATGCATTGGCAGATGCAGTAAAAGTAACCCTTGGCCCTAAAGGAAGAAATGTAATTTTAGATAAAAAATTCGGTTCACCTGCTATCACAAAAGATGGGGTTTCTGTAGCAAAAGACATTGAGTTGAAAGATGCTATCGAAAATATGGGCGCACAATTAGTTAAAGAAGTTGCATCAAAAACCGCTGATCAGGCTGGTGACGGTACAACGACTGCGACTGTTTTAACGCAGGCAATTTTCAATGCAGGTTTAAAAAACGTTGCAGCCGGCGCTAACCCAATGGATCTTAAGAGAGGTATTGATAAAGCAGTTTCTGCGATCATTGCAGATCTTAAAGTTCAGTCTAAAAAAATCTCTAATTCAAACGAGATCGCACAGGTTGCTACAATCTCTGCCAACAACGACCACGAAATCGGTAAAATGATTGCACATGCAATGGATAAAGTTGGTAAAGATGGTGTTATTACTGTTGAAGAAGCTAAAGGTACTGAAACAGAAGTAAAAACTGTTGAAGGTATGCAATTTGACCGTGGATACTTATCGCCTTACTTCGTTACGAATACAGATAAAATGGAAGTTGAGTTAGATCGTCCATATATTCTGATCTACGATAAAAAAGTTTCTTCTATGAAGGAATTACTTCCGATTCTTGAACAAGTTGTTCAGTCCGGAAGACCGTTGTTAATCATTGCGGAAGATGTTGACGGTGAAGCATTAGCTACACTTGTTGTAAACAAAATCCGTGGTGCACTGAAAATCGCGGCTGTTAAAGCTCCGGGCTTCGGTGACAGAAGAAAAGCTATGTTGGAAGACATCGCAATTTTAACAGGCGGTACAGTTATTTCTGAAGAAAGCGGATACAAATTAGAAAACGCTACACTTGAATATTTAGGTACAGCTGAAAAGATCAATATTGATAAAGACAACACAACGGTTGTTAATGGTTCAGGTTTAAAAGATAATATCGTTGCACGTGTTAACCAGATCAAATCTCAGATGGAAAATACTACGTCTGATTACGATCGCGAAAAACTTCAGGAGCGTTTAGCTAAATTATCCGGTGGCGTTGCTATCATGTATATTGGTGCAGCTACAGAAGTTGAAATGAAAGAGAAAAAAGACCGTGTGGATGATGCATTGCATGCTACACGTGCTGCTGTTGAAGAAGGTATCGTACCAGGTGGTGGCGTTGCGTTGATCAGAGCAGGTGCTGCTTTAGATAACGTTGCATTCCACAATGAAGATGAAAAAACAGGCATTCAGATCATCCGTACGGCAATTGAATCTCCTTTACGTGCTATCGTGTACAATGCAGGCCTTGAAGGTTCTGTAATTGTTCAGAAAGTGAAAGAAGGCACAGGCGATTACGGATACAATGCCCGTGAAGACAGATACGAAGCAATGATTGCTGCAGGTATTATTGACCCTACTAAAGTAACTCGTTTGGCGTTAGAAAATGCTGCTTCTGTGGCATCTCTTCTATTAACTACGGAATGTGTAGTGGCTGACGAACCGGAAGAAAAATCTGCTATGCCTCCAATGGGCGGCGGCGGAATGGGTGGCATGATGTAA
- the groES gene encoding co-chaperone GroES produces MSNVNIKPLADRVLIEPAVAESKTASGIIIPDTAKEKPLKGIVVAVGSGKKDEPMTVKVGDSVLYGKYSSTEISVDGKDYLIMKESEIYAIL; encoded by the coding sequence ATGAGTAACGTAAACATCAAACCACTAGCAGACAGAGTTCTGATTGAGCCGGCAGTTGCAGAATCAAAAACAGCATCTGGCATTATTATCCCTGATACAGCAAAAGAAAAACCACTTAAAGGTATTGTAGTAGCAGTCGGATCTGGTAAAAAGGATGAACCTATGACAGTAAAAGTTGGAGATTCAGTACTTTATGGTAAATATTCCAGTACTGAAATATCTGTAGATGGAAAAGATTACTTAATCATGAAAGAATCTGAAATCTACGCTATTCTTTAA
- a CDS encoding AsmA family protein produces the protein MKWNKNIQKWVLITGCILAVLLISPFIIVQLYKDEIKTEIEKNIDENINGIVSFEKINYSFFFHFPNLTLAMNKVDVIGIHTFQKDTLAHIDRIDLQLNWFKLILKNKIEIDAVVLNKPIIHMLVKHDGSANYAIIKKDTINADTMEYAGISLDRFEIKEGTIRYLNESTRQWIEVYDIAHTGKIDIEKNKINYLTTTAVKHISVTDNDINYMHDKQLSLHMNLVFDLHSNTCFIQENAIELNTFRFGMDGSVRFLPKGYHVDMTFASKQASFSDILSLIPGTYKKELKNIHTEGLLTCTGKIKGDYYDTSAVIPAFHVDLKIADAVLQVQDFPSKIKDIQCNLEIENTSGIIDSTIINLKNFNMDVGGHPVKGRYKMQGFTDVYIDADILAELEFETIENIFPIRHCDIKGKLNFDLQAKGMYKKRKHGDDFEVTSIPAFDLNLTLREGTLKYDSAQATFHDIDLFLNGNNTDGNPEHTDFNLKSLEVYLGENVITGTISVKGLNSCYIKSNLSASMDLADIEKLYPANTNIIKGLFKTDVIINGVYDTKNDLFPSVNALVSLTNGYLQTKGYSEPIENINFTARAVNTTGKAENTRVDFDQLNFLMEGNPFSMKGYIEDFVKMNYDFSIKGILDLEKITKVFPIEGVTLLGMVDTDIESKGSIVDIENKNFSKITCAGNILLKQFKYRSPSFRMSLHVNEAYLKLAPDKIVMTKCTGRVGRTKFSMTGDLTNYMYFITSNNDMITGDINLKSDTLDLTPWIDKTYSRKRKSITTIPEPTPVPYTEPEIWEVPKNINFIFDAQIEHLFYQDLHITKLKGKIAIRNGILTLNETGFNSSNGYFSVDGDYNTVDSNRPFFDVHLDIRELDINKAYTEIALVRKLAPAAGDTYGKVSVNYKLSAELTHKGTIKLETLTGGGNVTVADAKINGMKMFDEISRSAKKQDIKNPDVKNVSMDSEIHDNKLFIKPFSLKVNGLNTDIEGSNDITGGNLNYLIKIELIPIDKMKIPFHVTGTYDAPKVTMGKGKKESR, from the coding sequence ATGAAGTGGAATAAAAATATACAAAAATGGGTTTTGATTACAGGCTGTATACTTGCAGTACTGTTAATCAGTCCGTTTATTATTGTACAGCTTTACAAAGACGAAATCAAAACGGAGATTGAAAAAAATATCGATGAAAATATTAATGGCATTGTAAGCTTCGAAAAAATTAATTATTCCTTCTTTTTTCATTTTCCAAATTTAACATTGGCCATGAATAAGGTTGATGTAATCGGCATTCATACGTTTCAAAAAGACACGCTGGCACACATTGACCGGATTGATTTACAATTGAACTGGTTTAAACTCATCCTCAAAAATAAGATTGAAATAGATGCGGTTGTGTTGAATAAACCAATCATTCATATGCTGGTAAAGCACGACGGAAGCGCCAATTATGCGATTATAAAAAAAGATACAATAAATGCAGACACCATGGAATATGCCGGCATTTCGCTTGATAGATTTGAAATTAAAGAAGGTACGATCCGTTACCTGAATGAAAGTACAAGACAGTGGATAGAAGTATATGATATAGCACATACCGGAAAAATTGATATCGAAAAAAATAAAATCAATTATTTAACTACTACGGCGGTTAAACATATTTCTGTAACGGATAATGATATCAACTACATGCATGATAAACAATTATCCTTACACATGAATCTGGTGTTTGATCTGCATTCAAATACCTGTTTTATTCAGGAGAACGCTATTGAGTTGAACACGTTTCGTTTCGGCATGGACGGCAGTGTGCGTTTTTTACCTAAAGGATATCACGTTGATATGACCTTTGCTTCTAAGCAAGCTTCTTTCAGTGATATCTTATCGCTTATACCGGGTACCTATAAGAAAGAATTGAAAAACATTCATACCGAAGGTTTATTAACCTGTACCGGAAAAATTAAAGGTGATTATTATGACACAAGCGCAGTTATTCCGGCTTTTCATGTAGATCTGAAAATTGCTGATGCCGTATTGCAGGTGCAGGATTTTCCATCAAAAATAAAAGATATACAGTGCAATCTCGAAATAGAGAATACGAGCGGTATTATAGATAGCACCATTATTAATCTCAAAAATTTTAATATGGATGTTGGCGGGCATCCGGTAAAGGGACGGTATAAAATGCAGGGGTTTACTGATGTATACATTGACGCCGATATCCTTGCCGAACTTGAATTCGAAACCATTGAAAACATATTTCCAATCCGGCATTGTGATATTAAAGGTAAACTTAATTTTGACCTGCAGGCAAAAGGCATGTATAAGAAAAGAAAACATGGCGATGATTTTGAAGTTACCAGTATACCAGCATTTGATCTGAATCTCACGTTACGTGAGGGTACCTTAAAGTACGACAGTGCACAGGCAACTTTTCATGATATAGATCTTTTTTTGAACGGCAATAATACAGATGGAAATCCGGAGCATACAGATTTTAATTTAAAATCACTGGAAGTTTATTTAGGTGAAAATGTTATTACAGGTACTATTTCAGTAAAAGGATTAAATTCCTGCTACATTAAATCCAACCTCAGCGCTTCCATGGATTTAGCAGATATAGAAAAATTATATCCCGCTAATACCAATATTATCAAAGGGCTTTTTAAAACAGATGTTATCATTAATGGGGTGTATGATACTAAAAATGATTTATTTCCTTCTGTCAATGCTTTGGTAAGCCTTACTAATGGCTACCTGCAGACAAAGGGGTATTCAGAACCCATAGAAAATATAAACTTCACGGCACGTGCTGTAAATACTACCGGAAAGGCTGAAAATACACGTGTTGATTTTGATCAGCTGAATTTTTTAATGGAAGGAAATCCGTTTTCAATGAAAGGGTATATTGAAGACTTTGTTAAAATGAATTATGATTTTAGCATAAAAGGCATACTGGATCTGGAAAAAATCACAAAAGTATTTCCGATAGAAGGGGTTACCTTATTGGGTATGGTTGATACCGATATTGAAAGTAAAGGATCTATTGTAGATATAGAAAATAAAAACTTCTCTAAAATTACCTGTGCCGGAAATATTTTACTTAAGCAGTTTAAATACCGTTCACCGTCTTTTCGGATGTCGTTGCATGTAAATGAAGCATATTTAAAACTGGCGCCGGATAAAATTGTAATGACCAAATGCACCGGTCGGGTTGGCAGGACAAAATTCTCCATGACTGGTGATTTAACCAATTACATGTATTTCATTACCTCTAACAATGATATGATTACGGGTGATATTAATCTTAAAAGCGATACGCTTGATTTAACACCCTGGATTGATAAAACATATTCCCGTAAACGAAAAAGTATAACAACGATACCAGAACCAACTCCTGTACCCTATACGGAGCCTGAGATCTGGGAGGTACCTAAAAATATAAACTTTATTTTTGATGCGCAGATTGAGCATCTTTTTTATCAGGATTTGCATATTACAAAATTGAAAGGGAAGATTGCGATCAGAAATGGAATATTAACATTGAATGAAACAGGATTTAATTCCTCTAATGGTTATTTTTCCGTCGATGGTGATTATAATACGGTAGATAGCAACCGTCCGTTTTTTGATGTGCATCTTGATATCCGGGAACTGGATATTAATAAAGCCTATACTGAAATTGCATTGGTGCGTAAACTGGCGCCTGCAGCAGGAGATACCTATGGCAAAGTATCGGTCAACTACAAACTTTCAGCAGAGCTGACACATAAAGGAACCATAAAGCTCGAGACACTTACAGGGGGCGGAAATGTTACGGTGGCCGATGCAAAAATCAATGGCATGAAAATGTTTGATGAGATCAGCCGATCTGCTAAAAAGCAGGATATAAAAAATCCGGATGTGAAAAATGTATCCATGGATTCAGAAATTCATGATAATAAATTATTCATCAAACCTTTTTCATTAAAGGTGAACGGGCTGAATACAGATATTGAAGGTTCAAATGATATTACCGGCGGCAATCTGAATTATTTAATAAAAATAGAATTGATTCCGATTGATAAAATGAAAATTCCATTTCACGTAACCGGTACGTATGATGCGCCCAAAGTAACCATGGGGAAAGGGAAGAAGGAGAGCCGATAA